One window from the genome of Strix uralensis isolate ZFMK-TIS-50842 chromosome 22, bStrUra1, whole genome shotgun sequence encodes:
- the LOC141953338 gene encoding olfactory receptor 10A7-like, whose protein sequence is MKPTEGPEPGNHTLLTAFVLSGLSNHPELQHLLFFTFCLMYTFTIIGNLLIFMVTVHPTLRTPMYFFLRVLSFLDISTASAIVPKMLVNFLSEDRSISYTGCATQLYCVVFFGTTEWYLLTAMAYDRYVAICKPLRYSVIMNSRVCHSLVLLSFCSGIVVSVVQTAWVFTLTFCEPKKINYFFCDIPPLIMLSCTDTSFYEKQIITATVLVIFAPFCLILVSYACIISSILKISSTEGRHKTFSTCSSHFIVVTMYCVSGTLNYLRPKSSNSEDTKKFLALIYTTIIPTLNPLIYSLRNKEMKGVLIKIIAELRKR, encoded by the coding sequence ATGAAGCCAACAGAGGGACCAGAACCAGGAAACCACACCCTGCTGACGGCATTTGTCCTCTCTGGATTGTCCAACCACCCAGAACTGCAGCACTTGCTGTTCTTCACATTCTGCTTAATGTACACCTTCACCATCATTGGGAATCTTCTCATCTTCATGGTCACAGTGCACCCCACCCTCCGCAcgcccatgtacttcttcctccggGTCTTGTCCTTCCTGGATATTTCCACAGCATCGGCCATTGTCCCCAAGATGCTGGTAAACTTCCTGTCAGAGGACAGGAGCATTTCCTACACGGGCTGTGCCACACAGCTCTACTGTGTGGTTTTCTTTGGAACTACAGAATGGTACCTTTTGACAGCCATGGCTTATGACCGTTACGTGGCCATATGCAAACCCCTTAGATATTCAGTCATCATGAACAGCAGAGTTTGTCATTCCTTGGTCCTGCTGTCGTTCTGCAGTGGTATTGTTGTGTCTGTGGTGCAGACAGCTTGGGTGTTCACACTGACATTTTGTGAGCCCAAGAAGATTAACTACTTCTTCTGTGATATTCCCCCCCTCATTATGCTCTCCTGCACTGACACATCATTCTATGAAAAGCAGATCATTACAGCCACAGTGCTGGTCATCTTTGCACCATTTTGTCTCATCCTGGTATCCTATGCCTGCATCATCTCCAGCATCCTGAAGATTTCCTCTACTGAGGGCAGACACAAGACCTTCTCCACCTGTTCCTCACATTTCATTGTTGTAACAATGTACTGTGTAAGCGGGACCTTGAATTATTTACGGCCAAAATCCAGTAATTCAGAAGACACTAAGAAATTCCTAGCTCTCATATACACAACCATAATTCCCACATTAAACCCCCTGATTTACAGCCTGAGgaataaagaaatgaaaggagTACTAATAAAAATTATAGCTGAGCTGAGAAAGAGATGA